In the Malus domestica chromosome 16, GDT2T_hap1 genome, one interval contains:
- the LOC139193061 gene encoding uncharacterized mitochondrial protein AtMg00810-like: MAKSMMHEKNMPYTFWGEAMNTSVYLLNRCPTKALDKKTSFEVFSGRKPSVKHLKVFGSKSPSEATLYTKIESNNKTINVSIYVDDVVYTGNDAAMIEEFKDEMMKIFEMTDLGLLHNFLGIGVIQEANNIFIHQKKYAETLLERFDLKGCKLVSTPLIVNEKLKKDDGSESVDASLYKSIVGSLLYLTVTRRDLMFSASLLFRFMQNPSKIHMGTAKRVLRYVQGTLDYGIKYEMGKSTILIGF; this comes from the exons ATGGCTAAGTCTATGATGCATGAGAAGAACATGCCTTATACATTTTGGGGTGAAGCTATGAACACCTCAGTGTACCTATTGAATAGGTGCCCTACTAAAGCATTAGACAAGAAGACTTCATTTGAAGTGTTCAGTGGAAGGAAGCCTTCTGTGAAGCATCTGAAAGTGTTTGGCTCA AAAAGTCCTAGTGAAGCTACACTCTACACCAAGATAGAAAGCAACAATAAGACAATCAATGTCtcaatctatgtggatgatgttgTCTATACTGGAAATGATGCTGCAATGATTGAAGAGTTCAAAGACGAAATGATGaagatttttgaaatgactgacCTAGGCCTCTTGCATAATTTTCTTGGCATTGGGGTAATTCAAGAGGCAAACAACATCTTCATTCATCAAAAGAAGTATGCTGAAACCTTGCTTGAAAGGTTTGATTTGAAGGGTTGCAAACTGGTCTCTACACCTCTAATTGTAAATGAGAAACTTAAGAAGGATGATGGAAGTGAATCTGTAGATGCTAGTCTCTACAAAAGCATTGTTGGTAGCCTATTGTACTTAACTGTAACAAGACGGGATCTAATGTTCTCAGCAAGCCTACTCTTTAGGTTTATGCAGAATCCTAGCAAGATACACATGGGGACAGCAAAGAGAGTTCTAAGATATGTGCAAGGAACACTTGATTATGGCATCAAGTATGAAATGGGGAAGTCAACTATCCTAATTGGATTTTGA